In the Gossypium arboreum isolate Shixiya-1 chromosome 10, ASM2569848v2, whole genome shotgun sequence genome, one interval contains:
- the LOC108487337 gene encoding uncharacterized protein LOC108487337 has translation MSYKIAQIRLVSSHPEVYEPCDDSFALVDALLSDRNNLLELKPMLCMEVGCGSGYVITSLMLMLGEEANGAQFIATDINHHAIKVTQETMEAHGVYAELINTDIASGLENRLAGSVDLLVVNPPYVPTPEDEVGREGIASAWAGGENGRSVIDKILPVAEKLLSKWGWLYMVTLTANNPSQICRQMMKKGYASKIVVQRSTVEESLHIIKFWKDNDIEADTNDVITNSKAVPLGIVDSVRSQIQRLSFWGSCDINTTTN, from the coding sequence ATGTCTTATAAAATTGCCCAGATTCGTCTTGTGAGTTCTCATCCTGAGGTTTATGAGCCCTGCGATGATTCATTCGCATTAGTTGATGCCCTTTTATCTGATCGGAACAACTTGTTGGAACTCAAACCGATGTTATGTATGGAAGTGGGTTGCGGAAGTGGTTATGTTATCACTTCTTTAATGCTTATGCTTGGGGAGGAAGCTAATGGGGCTCAGTTTATTGCCACCGATATCAATCATCATGCTATTAAAGTGACTCAGGAAACAATGGAAGCGCACGGAGTTTATGCAGAATTGATAAATACTGACATTGCGTCTGGGTTAGAGAATCGTCTGGCTGGTTCAGTTGATCTTCTTGTTGTTAATCCACCTTATGTGCCAACACCTGAAGATGAAGTGGGTCGTGAAGGGATTGCCTCAGCTTGGGCAGGAGGAGAGAACGGTCGAAGTGTGATCGATAAGATTTTGCCTGTTGCAGAGAAGCTTTTGTCGAAATGGGGTTGGTTGTACATGGTCACTCTTACGGCAAATAATCCGTCACAGATATGCCGACAGATGATGAAGAAGGGATATGCTTCAAAAATTGTTGTCCAAAGATCAACAGTGGAAGAGAGTTTACATATCATCAAGTTCTGGAAAGATAATGATATTGAGGCGGACACAAATGATGTGATAACAAACAGCAAAGCAGTCCCTCTAGGGATCGTGGACTCTGTCCGTTCGCAGATACAACGATTGTCATTTTGGGGAAGTTGTGATATTAACACCACCACCAATTGA